From a region of the Streptacidiphilus albus JL83 genome:
- a CDS encoding helix-turn-helix domain-containing protein produces MRETVGELVRRLRLARGWSQQRLADALAQAAPGRVPTTRNDVSRWEIGTRSPREWLPFLALVLEVPRELLEAAKAVAAAEPAPRVLSVADFLPESDPLAARTGRRIGAGQVADLARRVHGLRLADDVVYGKDLIGPALRELRAAVTLYRGGTQHRAGGP; encoded by the coding sequence GTGCGGGAGACGGTCGGGGAACTGGTGCGGCGGTTACGCCTGGCGCGCGGGTGGAGTCAGCAGCGGCTCGCCGACGCGCTGGCCCAGGCCGCCCCCGGCAGGGTTCCAACGACGCGCAACGACGTGTCCCGGTGGGAGATCGGCACGCGGTCCCCGCGCGAGTGGCTGCCTTTCCTCGCCCTGGTGCTGGAGGTCCCGCGCGAGCTGCTGGAGGCGGCCAAGGCCGTCGCAGCGGCCGAGCCCGCCCCGCGCGTCCTGAGCGTGGCCGACTTCCTGCCCGAGAGCGACCCGCTGGCTGCCAGGACCGGCCGGCGCATCGGAGCCGGGCAGGTCGCCGACCTGGCCCGGCGGGTTCACGGCCTGCGGCTGGCCGACGACGTGGTCTACGGCAAGGACCTGATCGGCCCGGCCCTGCGGGAACTGCGGGCGGCGGTCACGCTCTACCGAGGGGGCACCCAACACCGAGCAGGTGGGCCGTGA
- a CDS encoding DUF7848 domain-containing protein, translating to MSVRKRMRFRDYHVRTDQTATPVREAVCVTDEEQCRWTSGERTRADDVTALIAKHAAETGHHCYRRTATDYATAEPGDFH from the coding sequence ATGAGCGTGCGCAAGCGGATGCGGTTCCGTGACTACCACGTCCGCACCGACCAGACCGCGACCCCGGTCCGCGAAGCCGTCTGCGTCACCGACGAGGAGCAGTGCCGGTGGACCAGCGGCGAGCGCACCCGCGCCGATGACGTGACCGCCCTGATCGCCAAGCACGCCGCCGAGACCGGACACCACTGCTACCGCCGCACCGCCACTGACTACGCCACTGCAGAACCCGGCGACTTCCACTGA
- a CDS encoding transposase, which produces MVSKRKKYAPEYKAEAVELVVSSGRPVAEIARDLGLNEGTLGSWVNAAKRSGSIKDKPLTIDERVHMKELEEENRKLRMERDFLKKGVPRTREAA; this is translated from the coding sequence ATGGTTTCAAAGCGGAAGAAGTACGCTCCGGAATACAAGGCAGAGGCCGTAGAGCTTGTAGTGAGCTCCGGCCGGCCCGTGGCTGAGATCGCCCGGGACCTCGGCCTGAACGAGGGAACCCTCGGGAGCTGGGTAAATGCCGCAAAGAGGAGCGGAAGCATCAAAGACAAGCCGCTTACTATCGATGAGCGCGTCCATATGAAGGAACTCGAAGAGGAAAACCGAAAGCTCCGAATGGAGCGGGATTTTCTAAAAAAAGGTGTGCCACGAACGCGGGAGGCGGCTTGA
- a CDS encoding DUF4265 domain-containing protein, translated as MMRMSQAQPDPKQDHVTLLADLTAAGKPVFEVLPAVPLGVDLFELTGSPGLTLGCAAGDVIRRAPDGRFSVERRGPNYCIQVYRGGPFSEASLEKLSEIASRARGVVESPSDRRFAVVTVPRAGANKDLEELLDSWAESEGGAHWWFGNKD; from the coding sequence ATGATGCGCATGTCGCAAGCTCAGCCCGACCCCAAGCAAGATCACGTCACGCTGTTGGCTGATCTGACCGCAGCGGGAAAGCCTGTCTTTGAAGTCCTTCCGGCTGTTCCGCTGGGCGTTGATCTCTTCGAGCTCACTGGCAGTCCCGGATTGACCTTGGGATGCGCAGCGGGCGACGTCATTCGCCGCGCTCCCGATGGTCGCTTTTCTGTGGAACGCCGAGGGCCCAATTACTGCATCCAGGTATATCGCGGTGGCCCTTTCTCGGAAGCTTCGCTCGAAAAGCTATCGGAAATTGCGAGCCGCGCAAGAGGAGTGGTTGAGTCGCCGTCTGATCGGCGATTCGCCGTGGTTACAGTCCCTCGCGCAGGGGCAAACAAGGACCTAGAGGAATTGCTTGACTCCTGGGCGGAGTCCGAAGGGGGAGCCCATTGGTGGTTTGGGAATAAAGATTGA
- a CDS encoding transposase produces the protein MSVRDRLGEVFADEPFAGAFGVRGAPGLSPALLSLVTVLQFAEDLTDRQAAAMAVRAIDWKYAMGMELGATGFDDSVLARFRARLVEHGMERVVFDRLLDWCRGQGLVGAGGKQRTDSTHVISAVRDLNRLELAGESVRAALEALAVVAPAWLAQAVNVPELALRYGERVNGWKIPSSQVKRERLATVFGQDAVALLRAVWAPTAPPVLRTLEPVALLRRITVQTYLVATDTRGREVIRKREADSDGVPPGHTRLASPYDPDARWAAKGEDLFWCGYKIHLTESCDAPPEAEAEAEAEAEAEAEAEAEAEAEAEAEAEAEAEAEAEAEAEAEAEAEAGGEPSPGRLPVRLITDVYTTDATVPDVNATAPVQENLATRGLAPGEHYLDAGYPSAALVRAASEQGITMVTPLRPDTSPQARADTGYAKDAFRIDWKARQVRCPEGRTSSGWYPVRQHGHDAIVVDFARSDCRPCPAREQCTASRRGTRMLTLQPRELHQALTAARTEQKTDTWQAKYALRAGIEGTINQALDVTGIRRARYRGLPKVRLQHAFSAAALNVIRLDAHWSTEGTPPALSRASRLTHLSYRLTA, from the coding sequence ATGAGCGTGCGGGACAGGCTTGGTGAGGTCTTCGCGGACGAGCCGTTCGCGGGTGCGTTCGGGGTCCGGGGTGCCCCGGGGCTGTCGCCGGCCTTGTTGTCGCTGGTCACGGTGTTGCAGTTCGCCGAGGACCTGACGGATCGGCAGGCGGCGGCGATGGCGGTTCGCGCGATCGACTGGAAGTACGCGATGGGGATGGAGCTGGGCGCGACCGGCTTCGATGACAGTGTGCTGGCCCGGTTCCGGGCGCGGCTGGTCGAGCACGGGATGGAGCGTGTGGTCTTCGACCGGCTGCTGGACTGGTGCCGCGGGCAGGGCCTGGTCGGGGCCGGGGGCAAGCAGCGCACGGACTCCACGCACGTGATCAGCGCGGTGCGTGACCTGAACCGCCTCGAGCTGGCTGGGGAATCGGTGCGCGCGGCGCTGGAAGCGCTGGCGGTGGTCGCTCCGGCCTGGCTGGCCCAGGCAGTGAACGTGCCCGAGCTCGCGCTGCGCTACGGCGAGCGGGTGAACGGTTGGAAGATACCTTCCTCCCAGGTCAAGCGGGAACGGCTGGCCACGGTGTTCGGGCAGGACGCCGTCGCCCTGCTGCGGGCGGTGTGGGCACCGACAGCCCCTCCGGTGCTGCGGACCCTGGAGCCCGTTGCGCTGCTGCGGCGGATCACGGTGCAAACGTACCTGGTTGCCACCGACACCCGGGGACGGGAGGTGATCCGCAAGCGGGAGGCCGACAGTGACGGCGTCCCGCCCGGCCATACGCGCCTCGCCTCTCCGTACGACCCGGACGCGCGCTGGGCGGCGAAAGGCGAGGACCTGTTCTGGTGCGGATACAAGATCCATCTGACAGAGAGCTGCGATGCTCCTCCCGAAGCCGAAGCCGAAGCCGAAGCCGAAGCCGAAGCCGAAGCCGAAGCCGAAGCCGAAGCCGAAGCCGAAGCCGAAGCCGAAGCCGAAGCCGAAGCCGAAGCCGAAGCCGAAGCCGAAGCCGAAGCCGAAGCCGAAGCCGAAGCCGGTGGTGAGCCGTCGCCCGGGCGTCTGCCGGTGCGGCTGATCACGGATGTGTACACCACCGACGCGACCGTGCCGGACGTGAACGCCACCGCGCCGGTCCAGGAGAACCTGGCGACGCGGGGCCTGGCACCGGGCGAGCACTACCTTGACGCCGGATACCCTTCCGCCGCGCTGGTCCGGGCCGCCTCCGAGCAGGGCATCACCATGGTCACCCCGCTCCGGCCCGACACCTCGCCCCAGGCCAGGGCCGACACCGGCTACGCCAAGGACGCCTTCCGCATCGACTGGAAGGCCCGCCAGGTCCGCTGCCCCGAAGGCAGGACAAGCAGCGGCTGGTACCCGGTCCGGCAGCACGGCCACGACGCGATCGTCGTCGACTTCGCCCGCAGCGACTGCCGGCCCTGCCCCGCACGCGAGCAGTGCACCGCCTCGCGACGCGGCACCCGCATGCTCACGCTCCAGCCCCGCGAGCTCCACCAGGCACTGACCGCCGCCCGCACCGAGCAGAAGACCGATACCTGGCAAGCCAAGTACGCCCTGCGCGCCGGGATCGAGGGCACCATCAACCAGGCCCTGGACGTCACCGGAATCCGCCGGGCCCGTTACCGCGGCCTGCCCAAGGTCCGTCTCCAGCACGCCTTCTCCGCCGCCGCACTCAACGTCATCCGCCTCGACGCCCACTGGAGCACCGAAGGAACCCCACCTGCACTGTCACGCGCCAGCAGACTCACCCACCTCAGCTACCGACTCACCGCATAA
- a CDS encoding replication initiator — translation MPAQLQLPTPPSASAHSIAPFTEPAHDRKADASANSGSALERRARLTARLAKLAATGHLAPLARQIGSLGGCARPIRMTGHRTRLDTATGQILDHLDTRRLPAGHLLVRCGNRRATRCPACSTLYRYDTYQLIAAGLRGGKTVPTTVATHPRVFATLTAPGFGPVHNQPGTAPCTCGTRHGDGDPLLGTPLNPARYDYTGAVLWNAHAPALWARFTTHLRREIAHAAGLTQRTLRHHATLSYAKVAEYQKRGQIHFHTVIRIDGPTGPTSTPPAWATTELLDHAVRAAAKRTRVQHLSGAGDGHRAQPPEPTVFRFGRQIDVRAIRSTDFTGDAPVTDRHVAAYIAKYATKGAETTTGTLDRRLRLLAELAQHDLTDHARRMIHTAWHLGTQPQHAHLRLRQWAHMLGFRGHFSTRTRHYSTTLTHLRAERTTWRTRQPAAAALTAADPALVGRSAEQGPVREGRPVTDRHGDRDDRSDLTAGHTDSGPGHRTGQHDKRGRSGDADTTLVISHWQYAGTGLLPELAHLADLLAATPKPQPEHPDRPRRARRTSDRAGDWCGPLTATVQTEATS, via the coding sequence ATGCCCGCACAGCTCCAACTCCCCACCCCACCATCCGCATCCGCGCACTCGATCGCGCCGTTCACCGAACCAGCGCACGACAGGAAGGCCGACGCCTCCGCGAACAGCGGCTCGGCGCTGGAACGCCGGGCGCGGCTGACGGCCAGGCTGGCCAAGCTCGCCGCCACCGGACACCTCGCGCCCCTGGCCCGGCAGATCGGCTCACTCGGCGGCTGCGCCCGCCCGATCCGCATGACCGGACACCGCACCCGCCTGGACACCGCCACCGGCCAGATCCTCGACCACCTCGACACCCGCCGCCTGCCCGCCGGCCACCTCCTGGTGCGCTGCGGCAACCGCCGCGCCACCCGCTGCCCCGCCTGCTCCACCCTCTACCGCTACGACACCTACCAGCTCATCGCCGCCGGACTGCGCGGCGGCAAGACCGTCCCCACAACCGTCGCCACCCACCCCCGCGTCTTCGCCACCCTCACCGCCCCCGGCTTCGGCCCCGTCCACAACCAACCCGGCACCGCCCCCTGCACCTGCGGCACCCGGCACGGCGACGGCGACCCGCTCCTCGGCACACCGCTGAACCCGGCACGGTACGACTACACCGGCGCGGTGCTCTGGAACGCCCACGCCCCAGCCCTGTGGGCCCGCTTCACCACCCACCTACGCCGCGAGATCGCCCACGCCGCCGGACTCACCCAACGCACCCTGCGCCACCACGCCACGCTCTCCTACGCCAAGGTCGCCGAATACCAAAAGCGCGGCCAGATCCACTTCCACACCGTCATCCGCATCGACGGACCCACCGGCCCCACCAGCACCCCACCCGCCTGGGCCACCACCGAACTCCTCGACCACGCCGTCCGCGCCGCCGCCAAACGCACCCGCGTCCAGCACCTCTCCGGGGCCGGGGACGGCCACAGGGCACAACCCCCTGAGCCCACGGTGTTCCGGTTCGGGCGGCAGATCGACGTCCGCGCGATCCGCAGCACCGACTTCACCGGCGACGCCCCCGTCACCGACCGGCACGTCGCCGCCTACATCGCCAAGTACGCCACCAAGGGAGCCGAGACCACCACCGGCACCCTCGACCGCCGACTCCGCCTCCTGGCCGAACTCGCCCAGCACGACCTCACAGACCACGCCCGCCGCATGATCCACACCGCCTGGCACCTCGGCACCCAGCCCCAGCACGCCCACCTGCGCCTGCGGCAGTGGGCCCACATGCTCGGCTTCCGAGGCCACTTCTCCACCCGCACCCGCCACTACTCCACCACCCTCACCCACCTCCGAGCAGAACGCACCACCTGGCGCACCCGTCAACCCGCAGCCGCCGCCTTGACGGCGGCCGACCCGGCTCTGGTCGGCCGATCCGCCGAGCAGGGACCAGTGCGCGAGGGTCGCCCGGTCACTGACCGGCACGGTGACCGCGATGACCGCAGTGACCTGACCGCCGGTCACACCGACTCCGGCCCCGGTCACCGCACCGGTCAACACGACAAGCGCGGGCGATCCGGCGACGCGGACACGACCCTGGTGATCTCGCACTGGCAGTACGCCGGAACCGGCCTCCTGCCCGAACTCGCCCACCTCGCCGACCTCCTGGCCGCCACGCCGAAGCCCCAGCCCGAGCACCCGGACCGTCCTCGGCGCGCACGGCGCACCAGTGACCGGGCCGGTGACTGGTGCGGCCCGCTGACCGCCACCGTCCAGACGGAGGCGACCTCGTGA
- a CDS encoding IS701 family transposase produces the protein MLPPGAVPTGELSEADVRSMEGELEALCASVDDVFARPASRENLRAMMRGLLAEVPRKNLWQLAEFAGHPNPDRLQGFLAKAAWDADELRDRVRDYAVAALTAPDAVLIADETGDIKKGTKSAGVQRQYTGTAGRIENAQVSVHLSYGSSRGRTLIDRELYLGRTWAGTTAEHERRSAEQGIPPERATQVATKPELARRMVERAVRAGVPFSYFLADEVYGQARALRAWLEEQRIRYVLAIPKDEALPLPDGRTRQARELYAAVPEDVFERRSCADGAKGPRDYDWAIVQLAHTDLELERHLLIRRSTVPNKVNKKTGELVREVAYFLCHADPGTTLAALVTAAGQRWMVEESFQVAKGQVGLDEHEVRKWCSWYRHTTVCMLAMAFLADVRSRLIPHRPPTVDPRP, from the coding sequence ATGCTGCCGCCAGGTGCGGTGCCGACGGGCGAGTTGAGCGAGGCTGATGTCCGTTCCATGGAGGGTGAGTTGGAGGCGCTGTGTGCCTCGGTGGACGATGTGTTCGCCCGCCCGGCCTCGCGGGAGAACCTGCGGGCGATGATGCGCGGGCTGCTGGCTGAGGTGCCGCGCAAGAACCTGTGGCAGCTGGCCGAGTTCGCCGGTCACCCCAACCCCGACCGGCTGCAGGGCTTCCTGGCCAAGGCGGCGTGGGACGCGGACGAACTGCGCGACCGGGTCCGGGACTATGCCGTCGCCGCCCTGACCGCCCCGGATGCGGTACTCATCGCGGACGAGACTGGTGACATCAAGAAGGGCACCAAGAGCGCCGGGGTGCAGCGGCAGTACACCGGAACCGCAGGCCGGATCGAGAACGCCCAGGTCAGCGTCCACCTGTCCTACGGATCCAGCCGGGGTCGGACACTGATCGACCGCGAGCTCTACCTCGGGAGGACATGGGCTGGAACCACCGCCGAACATGAACGGCGCAGTGCCGAGCAGGGCATCCCGCCCGAGCGCGCCACGCAAGTGGCCACCAAGCCGGAACTGGCCCGGCGGATGGTGGAACGCGCCGTGCGGGCAGGGGTCCCGTTCTCCTACTTCCTGGCTGACGAGGTCTACGGCCAGGCCCGCGCCCTGCGTGCCTGGCTGGAGGAACAACGCATCCGCTACGTGCTGGCCATCCCCAAGGACGAGGCGCTGCCACTGCCCGACGGGCGCACCCGCCAGGCCCGCGAACTGTACGCGGCCGTGCCCGAGGACGTCTTCGAGCGCCGTTCGTGCGCCGACGGCGCCAAGGGCCCGCGCGACTACGACTGGGCCATCGTCCAACTCGCCCACACTGATCTGGAGTTGGAGCGCCACCTGTTGATCCGGCGTTCCACCGTTCCGAACAAGGTGAACAAGAAGACCGGCGAACTGGTCCGCGAGGTCGCCTACTTCCTGTGCCACGCCGACCCCGGCACCACCCTGGCCGCCCTGGTGACCGCCGCCGGGCAGCGCTGGATGGTCGAGGAGTCCTTCCAGGTGGCCAAGGGCCAGGTCGGACTCGATGAGCACGAGGTACGCAAATGGTGCTCGTGGTACCGGCACACCACCGTATGCATGCTCGCCATGGCCTTCCTGGCCGACGTCCGGAGCCGGCTAATACCGCACCGTCCACCGACAGTCGACCCCCGACCGTGA
- a CDS encoding winged helix-turn-helix domain-containing protein, with amino-acid sequence MLLTFEVIAEALRGQIRSGGLKPGDALPTQAVLMAEFGASSLSVQKAMALLKQDGYAISRPGKGAFVARLDADADADDSEVGSAPLGGTVTLLRNSLHEHDG; translated from the coding sequence GTGCTGCTGACGTTCGAGGTCATCGCCGAGGCCCTGCGGGGGCAGATCCGCTCCGGTGGGCTGAAGCCGGGGGACGCGCTGCCGACGCAGGCGGTACTGATGGCGGAGTTCGGGGCCTCCAGCCTGTCCGTGCAGAAGGCCATGGCCCTGCTGAAGCAGGACGGCTACGCGATCTCCCGCCCCGGCAAAGGAGCCTTCGTCGCCCGCCTCGACGCCGACGCCGACGCCGATGACTCGGAGGTGGGGAGCGCGCCTTTGGGCGGGACGGTGACTCTGCTGCGCAATTCGCTGCATGAGCATGATGGTTGA
- a CDS encoding helix-turn-helix domain-containing protein: MTTDAELLTVPEVMARLKISRSTVYDLIRTRQLASITLGRARRIPAHALTALIHHHLEEAA, translated from the coding sequence GTGACCACCGACGCCGAACTCCTCACCGTCCCCGAGGTCATGGCCCGCCTCAAGATCAGCCGCTCCACCGTCTACGACCTCATCCGCACCCGCCAGCTCGCCTCCATCACCCTCGGCCGCGCCCGCCGCATCCCCGCCCACGCCCTGACCGCCCTCATCCACCACCACCTCGAAGAGGCAGCCTGA
- a CDS encoding IS3 family transposase: protein MVCKPESIKFAFILQVRDEQAGKPRRFRYPINFMCQMLHVSRAGFYAWIGREESRHARRDVELTRLIIAIDKTNKGRYGIDRIHAQLARQGERVSPKRVRRLARAAGLACVHPSPYRATTLQDPANRRGLVDLVERNFVPEKKDQIWYGDITYIHTAEGWAYMATVIDGYSRKLIGWSIADNMREDMVVQALDMAIRNRRPGQGEAVMHTDRGSQYTGSRFRDHCLDNGVIPSVGKTGICFDNAAAESFNATLKKELIHLHVWATIKQVKTAIFEYVESYYNRSRIQRELGYLSPYEFESRSTFSAALAA from the coding sequence GTGGTTTGCAAGCCAGAATCAATAAAGTTCGCCTTTATCCTGCAAGTCAGAGACGAGCAGGCTGGCAAGCCGCGCCGCTTCAGGTATCCCATCAACTTCATGTGCCAGATGCTGCATGTATCTCGAGCCGGCTTCTATGCGTGGATCGGCAGGGAGGAGTCCCGGCACGCGCGGCGCGATGTCGAGCTCACGCGACTCATCATCGCCATCGACAAAACGAATAAGGGAAGGTACGGAATCGATCGGATACACGCCCAGCTGGCCCGCCAGGGCGAGCGCGTGTCGCCCAAGCGTGTCCGGCGCCTGGCCAGGGCTGCTGGACTGGCCTGCGTCCACCCCAGCCCCTACAGGGCCACCACCCTCCAGGACCCCGCGAACCGACGGGGCCTGGTGGATCTCGTCGAGCGCAACTTCGTCCCGGAAAAGAAAGACCAAATATGGTACGGGGACATCACATATATTCATACCGCAGAGGGCTGGGCCTATATGGCCACGGTGATCGACGGATACTCGCGCAAGCTCATCGGCTGGTCCATCGCTGACAATATGCGTGAAGACATGGTGGTCCAGGCGCTCGATATGGCCATCCGCAACCGCCGGCCAGGCCAGGGAGAAGCCGTGATGCACACGGATCGTGGCAGCCAGTACACCGGCAGTAGATTTCGCGACCACTGCCTTGACAACGGGGTCATCCCTTCGGTAGGAAAGACGGGGATCTGCTTCGACAACGCTGCGGCCGAGTCCTTCAACGCAACCCTCAAGAAGGAACTCATTCACCTGCATGTATGGGCAACAATCAAGCAGGTCAAAACCGCCATATTTGAATATGTCGAGTCCTACTACAATAGAAGCAGGATTCAGCGGGAACTTGGCTACCTATCGCCCTATGAATTCGAGAGCAGGTCTACATTTAGCGCAGCACTAGCAGCATAG